One genomic segment of Tripterygium wilfordii isolate XIE 37 chromosome 9, ASM1340144v1, whole genome shotgun sequence includes these proteins:
- the LOC120004900 gene encoding zinc transporter 1-like — protein MIKLNILPYHLCLLCFPLLVSSDCEQENKFNDNHKALKYKLAAISSLLIASAVGVSLPILAKKFKTLHPENDIFFLIKAFAAGVILSTGVVHIQPDAVHAFTNPCIGQSPWGDFPISGFITMVSAMATMMIDAFATSYYKRLHFNGKVNGDEEMEGEHEGHVHVHTHSTHGHAHGSALVSEDSESADHLRHRVVSQVLELGIVIHSVIIGISLGASGYAKTIKALVAALTFHQFFEGMGLGGCIAQAKFKSRGIAIMVLFFSVTTPIGIAIGIGISKTYNENSPTALIVEGTLNSASAGILIYMALVDLLAADFMNPRMQSNLKLLIGACISLLMGSGCMSILAKWA, from the exons ATGATTAAGCTTAATATCTTGCCTTATCATCTCTGTTTGCTCTGTTTTCCTCTGCTTGTGTCTTCAGATTGTGAGCAAGAAAACAAATTCAATGACAATCACAAAGCCCTCAAGTACAAATTAGCTGCAATTTCATCACTCTTGATAGCAAGTGCAGTTGGGGTTTCTCTCCCAATCCTGGCAAAGAAGTTCAAGACATTACATCCCGAGAACGATATATTCTTCCTGATTAAGGCTTTCGCTGCTGGAGTGATTCTCTCGACTGGGGTTGTTCACATACAACCAGATGCTGTTCATGCCTTCACAAATCCTTGTATTGGTCAATCTCCATGGGGAGACTTCCCTATAAGTGGCTTCATCACGATGGTTTCTGCAATGGCAACAATGATGATTGACGCGTTTGCGacaagttattataaaagattGCATTTTAATGGCAAGGTTAATGGAGATGAGGAGATGGAAGGAGAACATGAGGGCCATGTGCATGTCCACACACATTCCACACATGGTCATGCCCATGGCTCTGCTTTGGTATCAGAGGATTCAGAGTCTGCTGATCATCTAAGACATCGTGTTGTTTCTCAG GTTTTGGAACTGGGAATAGTTATTCATTCAGTAATTATTGGGATCTCCTTGGGTGCTTCTGGCTATGCAAAAACAATCAAAGCCCTTGTAGCAGCATTGACCTTCCATCAATTCTTTGAAGGTATGGGTCTTGGTGGCTGTATTGCTCAG GCAAAATTCAAGTCAAGAGGCATTGCAATAATGGTACTGTTTTTCTCTGTGACAACCCCAATTGGCATAGCCATTGGAATAGGGATATCAAAGACATACAATGAAAATAGTCCAACAGCACTCATTGTGGAGGGGACATTGAACTCTGCTTCTGCAGGGATTTTGATTTACATGGCACTTGTTGATCTGCTGGCAGCTGATTTCATGAACCCTAGAATGCAATCCAATTTGAAGTTGCTTATTGGAGCCTGTATTTCACTTCTTATGGGTTCAGGTTGTATGTCCATTTTAGCTAAATGGGCATAG